A genomic stretch from Desulfotignum balticum DSM 7044 includes:
- a CDS encoding DNA internalization-related competence protein ComEC/Rec2: MKPLSQPVVPPLVPVLLAMMTGINAGSVSGLSHPVWTVIISGVAMLVCVLWVSEKKTIIFSLCLAAGIWSGYQSVLIHSPPVPAGHISNFFNQRDIVLTGQVKSFARQYPHKTRIIVDCRTIQVPQDAGVSNRLTATGRIYLNLYGTSDVPIQFNDQIRFAGPVRPIRNFGNPGAFDYLTFLKRQGIFGSVHTHVSKIQKTTDSSLPVWTRGIQYLENIRNQFYAFVMTRLDHRDGAHVLAALVTGIKHNMPPMLRDQFARAGTAHLLAISGLHMGILSLIFFFFFYQVLSLFPGLLISAKARKIAGVLTLIPLCLYLVFSGFSPSTQRAFIMIAIFMISFLMEKQTHPFNTLAVAGIIILFADPAALFSISFQLSFTAVFFIIAGMKVMEKYLKINPPKPLKFLISISSVTLLAGLGTFPLIAGYFNLVSLVQIPANLILVPVIGFVCLPAGLMSLMVWPLAPGLAAWLLTGAARLVEWCALYAAWLTDLPFAWSYLPAWSMVDIIMAYLILGAVFWALYAKKSKPVMAAVMVVLISIYGIRMMTRSGAPDHMTVTVLDVGQGNAALIQTIENKTILVDGGGFSGATQFDVGRYVVAPFLWLQGITALDVVILTHPDTDHMNGLVFILENFQVGTLVKNRDTSPHSAFDRIMAACRKKKIPVFIPDCENNQMNWENTGLTFYQCRSLNTEWDVNDNSLVFKLTWDQFSMLFPGDIQAGREGLLTGDKNNRLSAGILLSPHHGSNSSSTRIFLEQVAPETVVISCGFNNPYRFPHPDVIHRYEQNNIRIFRTDQHGAVTITSRGSDYAVIPYRSGN; encoded by the coding sequence GTGAAACCGTTGTCACAACCGGTGGTCCCGCCTCTGGTCCCGGTCCTTCTGGCCATGATGACCGGGATAAATGCCGGCAGTGTGTCTGGTTTGTCCCATCCGGTCTGGACGGTCATAATTTCAGGCGTGGCAATGCTTGTATGCGTTTTATGGGTTTCTGAGAAAAAAACGATCATTTTCAGTCTGTGCCTGGCAGCCGGGATCTGGTCGGGATATCAAAGCGTTCTGATTCATTCTCCCCCTGTTCCGGCCGGGCATATATCCAATTTTTTTAATCAGCGTGATATTGTTTTGACCGGACAGGTGAAGTCCTTTGCCCGTCAATATCCCCATAAAACCCGGATCATCGTGGACTGCCGGACAATCCAGGTGCCGCAGGATGCGGGTGTTTCAAACCGTCTGACAGCAACCGGGCGCATCTATTTGAACCTGTATGGAACATCCGATGTTCCCATCCAATTCAATGATCAAATCCGGTTTGCCGGTCCCGTCCGTCCCATCCGGAATTTCGGCAATCCAGGGGCATTTGATTATCTTACTTTTTTAAAACGCCAGGGTATTTTCGGGTCTGTTCACACCCATGTGAGCAAGATTCAAAAAACCACGGATTCATCCCTGCCTGTCTGGACCCGGGGAATCCAATATTTGGAAAACATTCGGAATCAATTTTATGCGTTTGTCATGACGCGCCTGGATCACCGGGACGGGGCCCATGTTCTGGCAGCACTGGTCACCGGCATCAAGCATAATATGCCCCCGATGCTCAGAGATCAGTTTGCCAGGGCCGGCACGGCACATCTTCTGGCGATCTCTGGATTGCATATGGGGATTCTCAGCCTGATTTTTTTCTTTTTTTTCTATCAGGTATTGTCGTTGTTCCCCGGATTGCTGATATCGGCCAAAGCCCGAAAAATCGCAGGCGTTCTGACCTTGATACCCTTGTGTCTGTATCTTGTTTTTTCCGGATTTTCCCCGTCCACCCAGCGGGCGTTTATCATGATCGCTATTTTCATGATCTCGTTTCTGATGGAAAAACAAACCCATCCCTTCAATACCCTGGCCGTTGCAGGCATTATCATTCTTTTTGCAGATCCGGCGGCGTTGTTTTCCATCTCGTTTCAACTATCGTTTACTGCTGTGTTTTTCATCATCGCCGGTATGAAAGTGATGGAGAAATACCTGAAAATTAATCCACCCAAACCCCTGAAATTTCTGATATCTATCAGCAGCGTGACACTTTTGGCCGGTCTGGGGACGTTTCCGTTGATTGCCGGGTATTTCAACCTGGTGTCTTTGGTTCAGATTCCGGCCAACCTGATCCTGGTGCCGGTCATCGGGTTTGTGTGCCTGCCGGCCGGTCTGATGAGTTTAATGGTCTGGCCTCTGGCTCCGGGTCTGGCTGCCTGGCTTTTGACCGGGGCGGCCCGGCTGGTTGAATGGTGTGCACTGTATGCCGCATGGCTGACCGATCTGCCGTTTGCCTGGTCATATCTGCCGGCCTGGTCCATGGTTGATATCATCATGGCATATCTGATTTTAGGTGCTGTTTTCTGGGCATTGTATGCTAAAAAATCAAAACCGGTCATGGCTGCGGTCATGGTTGTCCTCATAAGCATCTATGGAATCAGGATGATGACACGATCCGGGGCGCCGGACCATATGACCGTTACCGTGCTGGATGTGGGGCAGGGCAATGCCGCATTGATCCAAACCATTGAAAACAAAACCATTCTGGTGGACGGGGGTGGGTTTTCAGGTGCCACGCAATTTGATGTGGGCCGGTATGTGGTGGCCCCTTTTTTGTGGCTACAGGGGATCACGGCCCTGGATGTGGTCATTCTCACCCATCCGGATACCGATCACATGAACGGTCTGGTGTTTATTCTGGAAAATTTCCAGGTGGGCACTTTGGTTAAAAACAGGGATACCAGTCCCCATAGCGCGTTTGACCGCATCATGGCTGCCTGCCGCAAAAAAAAGATCCCGGTGTTCATCCCGGATTGTGAAAATAATCAGATGAATTGGGAAAACACCGGGCTGACATTTTATCAATGCCGGTCGTTGAATACTGAATGGGACGTCAATGACAATTCCCTGGTATTTAAACTGACATGGGATCAATTTTCCATGTTGTTTCCGGGAGATATTCAGGCCGGGCGGGAAGGTCTGCTGACAGGAGACAAAAACAACCGTCTGTCGGCCGGAATTTTGTTATCGCCCCATCACGGGAGCAATTCTTCGTCCACCCGTATTTTTCTTGAACAGGTGGCACCGGAAACCGTGGTCATATCCTGCGGATTCAATAACCCGTACCGGTTTCCCCATCCTGATGTCATCCACCGGTATGAACAGAACAATATCCGAATTTTCAGAACCGACCAGCATGGCGCCGTGACCATCACATCCAGAGGCAGTGATTATGCGGTTATTCCCTATCGTTCAGGCAATTGA